AAACCAATAGCACGTGGATTGTAAGCGTTTAATTTTTGTAAAACATCGGCAATAATGCCATCTGGAATAGGCCAAGAACCTGATTGGCGTAAAAAAGCTTCATCAATTGCTACAATTACAATCCTTTCTTCTGGCGTTTCAGTTGGACGCAATTGAAAGGATTGATCTAAAACTGCCCACTCCAAAGATTGTAATAATCCCAAAGAACGCAATAGTAGCACACAAATTGCAATGCTGGAGGCAGTTATACATTCCCTGTGTGTGGAACGTAGGTATTGTTTGAGCGTTAGTAATAACTTCGTCAGACGCTTGTCTAGATGTTTAATCATCTCTAGTACCTATCCTGAAAATGCTGCCTCCTACAAGCTCTCCTATTGAAACTTACACTCGCCACTTAGCTCTCCAGTGAAGATTCTCATTTTTTACTTACATAATTAATATGCATAAATGAAAGGTATGTTTATAAAAAGGGAGTTTTAGACTTATAAATCACTTTTAAGCTGATTTTTGTGATTTTTTAATCTCAATCGCCTCAAAATATGACATGGTAACAATTTTATTCATTATGTTCATCGGCATAAGTTATACCTAAACTCATTTAGATAAGAGATAACAAAAGAGTACTAATAGAAACATCAAATCGGCAAGTCAAAATGGCAAACCAAAACTATGAATTTCTGTTGCATTTGTTGATGAACTATTTCTTAGCTCCAAACCAATAGCTGTCAAAGGATTGGAGATGCAAACCCTGAAAAAGTGACTGCTTTAAAAACATCAATTTAATAAATGAGAGATCTGAACAGACCCTTAAGTATAACTACTAAATTTTGAATCTATTAAGTTTGTAAAAAAAGTTACTATTTAAATAGCTATTGTTTAGTAATAAGGGATTGCCAAAAAATAAATTATTCAATCAATGTAGGGGAGGCAAAAAGCGAGGACACTGTATTGCCCAGAGAAGCGCCGTGCGGAGATTCCCCCAGTTGTAGCAAGTGTCCGGGTGTGGATGTTCCTCCCCACCGAACTTCAGAAGTTTCCTCCGGGACGCTGTCACGTAGACGCGCTCTGCGCAGCTTCAAGGTAGAGTACGGCAGTAGACACGTAGACGGACGTAGTCCGGCTTCTCGCAGAGTAGTGGCTTCTGTAAGTAGCCGCCGCTCTGAGCGCTTTATTGCCGTTGAGTTAGCGAAGCGTAACCCACCTTTTTGGGAGGTTTGATGGTGCGTTACGGACTATCGTCCTCACACACCCTACTACAAATTGGAGATTTTTTTATTGGAAGTCCCTAAGCAAAAAAGTCAACTAGAATTACACTTACATAGTGTATAACTAGTTAACTTTTGAGAGTAAAATTATACAAGTAGTTCTTAATTTGTTTAACGACGCAAAGTATACCTGAAATTACTGGGCCCTGTATAACCAGAAATTTTTGCTAACTCCTCCAAGCTTAATACTCCTGCATGAGTTTTTTCATTGATGATCCAAGTGGGATAGCTTTGAATCCCGGCTGCTTTACATTCATCTTTTTGAAGATTGGGATTGTCAGCAGGAGCACAATCTACAGAATTGAGTTTGCTGTAAGCCTCTTTCCCAAAGAGTAGCTTTTGTTCGTGACAATGAGGACACCACCACGCGATATATTCCTTAGCACCTATTTTCGAGAGATGACTTGCTAAAGCGATTTCTGCTTCACCAGAAGTAGTGGTAACTTCCCAACCAACCCCCGGTTTAGCTTGTTTGGATGGTTTGAAGGTGACTTCTGTTGTTTGACCAGGTCTTTCGTTAAGAATCACATCAGTGCTACTTTGACCGACATTAGCATAAACACCCAACGTGCCAATCAAAGTCACCATACCTACAATCACGGCAGTAAAAAAGATTTGCCCTAAATCCTCCCAAGCACGACCAATAATAGTTAGTACTAACATACTTAGAGAGAAAATTGCTGAACCAAGACAGTAAATACAGAGTGCTTGAATTTTGAAAAATAACAGGTACATCAAGTAACCACTGAAAACTGACATGGCGATCGCACCTGCTAGTAGCAGTAACCAAGTCAAATTTTCTAGCTTGAGACGGGTATTTTTCTGTTTAATGGGATCAACAGCCAAAGGAGCCAAAGCAAAAATCAGCATACTGGTATAAGCCAAAAACCCGAATAAGGCTAAAGGCAGCCCAAAAACAGTAGCATATTCGCTCTGTAGTACAAGATCGCAACTTTGGGTAGGACACGCAGCAGAGTTTTGAGTCAACTTTACTACGGTCAAATAAGCTGTTGTTAAGGCACCACAAACAGCGATCGCAGCAATTAACAAACGCGATCGGCGATGAATCCAAGGTATAGAACGGCGGCGACTCATAGGCAAGAATCGGTAATTTAGTGATTGCTAATTGCTAATTGCTAATTGCGATTAGCCATTAGCCATTAGCCAGTTTATGATTGTATGCTCATAGAAGAAATAGATTTGCTATCACCTTTAGAGTTCCAACTACGGCGTGCAGCATCTACAAATTGACTAACGCGAATCGGATCAATTGGTTGCTCGCGACGACCTTGTCGTTTCAAGGAACTAGAAACGATCGCCCCATCTGCTGCCTGCATTAATGTAGCAATATTTTCCCAAGAAGCTCCACTACCAATAAATACGGGCGTACCTGCTGCCGCTTGTGAAGCCAATTCCAAATCTTCCAGATTTGGTGGACTGCCAGTAGCCCATCCAGACAAAATCACAGCGTCTGCTAAACCGCGCTCAATAGTATCTTGTACTGCAACAGTCAGATTTGGGGAACTCAAAGGGCGGGCGTGCTTGACCAAAACATCAGCGAAAATTTTGATATCACTACCCAACTCCCGTCGATAGCGTAGAAGCTGATGGGCTTCGCCTTCAATTAAACCCTGATCGGTTGCCATTGCACCAGTAAGCACGTTAACGCGGATAAATTGCGCTTTCACACAACTGGCTATTGCCATTGCACTTTTGGCATCGTTACGTAAAACATTAATTCCAATCGGCAACATCACCAAATTTTGTATGCGCTGCACCACCACAGTCATTGCACTTACAACAGCAGGATCAACTTGGTTCTTCGGAAACGGTGCATCGAAAAAATTTTCTACTATGATGCCGTTAACTCCTCCACTAGCCAAAGCTGTTGCTTCCTGCTCGGCACGGTCAATCACTGCTTTGAGGCTACCTCCCCAACGGGGTGAGGTCGGTAGCGGTAGTAAATGAACTACCCCAATAATCGGTTTTTGGGTATTAAATAGCTGATATAAGTCCACGTCTTTAAAGAAAGCTACACAAAGCCCACGAGCCAATCGTCAATAATCAATCGTCATTCGTCAATGGTTAAAATCCTATAGACTATGACCTTTGGACTATTAATTTTGGACTTTGGACTCTTGACTTTTGACTAACTCTTCAAATTTGTTTTGTATTTGGTTGGTTTACTGCTTCCCCCTTAGGATGGAAATTGGCGTCAAACCTTCCATAAGATATGTTAAGATAAAAACTGGCTACAAGAGGAGTTTGCAACTCACAAGACGCACACGACGCCAAGCAGTGAGGTGGTCGCGTTTTTGGCGGTTTCCATTGATGGTGAACCCCCAAATCCGAAAGCACTTCCCATAGGTGGCTGTTTCACGTTGAACAGGCAATCAGCCTTTCATCACTTAGCTGTCATCATTTAGTCAGACGAGGTTCTGAATAAAATGGTAGCATTACCGCCATACAAGGCGTGGTTTTGTGCGTATTTCCTAATTTGGCAGCGACTTCTCACCACACACCCAGTAGGGTAAAGTGGCTCCCTTTAGGGTAGAGTAGATTCACGACGCACGCGCCACGGTAATGTAAAATACCATAAGGCGATTTGCTTAACAAAACTTATAATTGTCTATTTTGCCTGAAGGTCGTATGTTTTTCCCTTGGAAAGCAGAATTGTAGACATATCATAGCACGATCCTCATTGATCCTTTAAATTCATTGGGGTTACAAACCCCGATGGATGCTTATGACATTTGCGGGCATTGTTGAAGACTCCTGTTTCTTTAATTTTGAAGATGTCCGGAATTGGAAGTTGGAGCTTAAGCGTTTGGACGAAACAACAAAACTGAAAAAATTTTTTATAGTATGGGTGACAAACCAACCATTGCAATTTCTCACCTGGGTTGCGAAAAGAATCGAATTGATACAGAGCATATGCTTGGACTGCTAGTAGAAGCAGGCTATGGCGTAGATAGTAATGAAGAGTTAGCAGATTACGTTATTGTCAATACTTGTAGTTTTATTGAAGCAGCTCGTCAAGAATCTGTCAGAACCTTGGTAGAACTGGCAGAAGCAAATAAAAAAATCGTCATTACTGGCTGTATGGCGCAGCATTTCCAGGAGCAGTTGTTGGAGGAGTTACCCGAAGCTGTAGCAGTGGTAGGTACAGGTGACTACCACAAAATAGTAGATGTACTTGAGCGAGCAGAACAAGGTGAGCGCGTTAAACAGATTAGCGCCGAGCCAACTTACATTGGTGACGAAACTACACCGCGTTATCGTACTACAACTGAAGGCGTAGCCTATCTACGGGTAGCCGAAGGATGTGATTATCGTTGTGCGTTTTGTATTATTCCGTATTTGCGGGGAAATCAGCGATCGCGGACGATAGAATCGATTGTTGCCGAAGCAGAGCAGCTTGCCAATCAAGGAGTGCAGGAAATCATATTGATTTCCCAAATCACAACTAATTATGGTCTAGATATTTATGGGAAGCCTAAATTAGGCGAATTGCTCCGCGCTTTAGGGAAAGTAGATGTACCGTGGATTCGGATGCACTACGCTTATCCCACAGGACTAACCCCAGATGTGATTGCGGCAATTCAAGAAACGCCCAATGTCTTACCATATCTGGATCTGCCATTGCAACATTCCCACCCTGAAATTCTGAGGGCAATGAATCGTCCTTGGCAAGGGCAGGTAAACGATGCGATTATTGAACGCATCAAGAAAGCACTACCACAAGCAGTGCTGCGGACTACTTTTATTGTCGGTTTTCCTGGTGAAACAGAGGCGCATTTTGAGCATCTATTGCAGTTCGTAGAGCGCCATGAATTCGATCACGTTGGTGTTTTTGCGTTTTCAGCAGAGGAAGGAACACCAGCTTACAACTTACCCAATCAATTGCCGCCAGAAGTCAAGGATAAGCGGCGAAACACATTAATGGAATTACAACAGCCAATTTCTCACAAGAAAAATCAGCAAGAAGTCGGCAAAGTAGTTGATGTATTAATCGAGCAAGAACATCCTCAAACAGGGGAATTACTCGGTCGTTCTGCCAGATTTGCTCCAGAGGTGGATGGGCAAGTTTACGTTCAAGGGACTGCAAGATTGGGAACAATTGTACCAGTAACGATCAAAGAAGCTGATACATACGACTTGTATGGAGTAGCCAGTAATTAATAGCTAATTTTTCATTCCATTAGCTATTAAAAATGAACCATGAAACAAACAAATTCAGAAAACATAGGAGAGTTGATGACCCTTTTATTTCAAGAACTCGGCATTTCACCAGAACTGATTGAGCAACTAGAAAAACTTGGTTTTACCGCACCAACAAACATTCAAGCACAAGCGATCCCGCAACTTTTAGCTGGTCGCGATGTAGTAGGTCAATCCCAAACTGGTACAGGTAAAACAGCAGCTTTTTCTCTGCCAATTTTGGAGCGGCTAGATGTTAGTCAAAAGGCAGTACAAGCCTTAATTTTGACTCCAACTCGTGAGTTGGCAATTCAAGTTCAAAATGCCGTTTGTGAATTTATTAGTAACCAAGGATTGCGCGTTTTAGCAATTTATGGTGGTCAATCAATTGACCGTCAAATTTTACAACTAAAACGTGGTGTTCACATTGTTGTGGGTACACCAGGACGGGTAATTGATTTGCTAGAGCGGGGTAGCCTGAAATTAGATCGGGTGAAATGGTTTGTGTTAGATGAAGCCGATGAAATGTTAAGTATGGGCTTTATCGATGATGTTGAGAGAATCTTATCTCAGGCTCCAAAAGAGCGGCAGACAGCTTTATTTTCAGCAACGATGCCGCCGTCAATTCGACAGTTGGTTAATAAGTTTTTAAATGATCCTGTGACAGTTACTGTCGAACAACCAAAAGCGGCTCCCAACAAAATTAATCAGGTAGCTTATGTAGTACCGCGCCAATGGTCAAAAGTCAAAGCTTTGCAGCCAATCTTGGAAATGGAAGATCCAGAGTCGGCTCTTATCTTTGTTCGTACCAGACGCACTGCGGCTGAACTGACTAACCAATTGCAAGCTGCTGGGCATAGTGTTGATGAATATCATGGCGATTTGTCACAACAGGCACGGGAACGGTTACTGACACGATTCCGCAATCGTCAAGTGCGTTGGGTAGTAGCCACTGATATTGCTGCACGGGGTTTGGATGTTGACCAATTATCACACGTGATCAACTTTGATTTACCTGATAGTGTAGAGACTTACGTCCACCGCATCGGTCGTACAGGACGGGCAGGTAAAGAAGGTACGGCAATTACTCTGGTACAGCCATTTGAGCGGCGTAAACAGCAATTATTTGAACGCCACGTACGGCAGAATTGGCAAGTACTATCAATCCCCACACGAGCGCAAATAGAAGCACGGCAGTTAGAAAAACTGCAAGTTCAAGTGCAAGAAGCTTTGGCTGGTGAACGGATGGCTTCGTTTTTGACGATTGTTAGTCAATTGAGCGAGCAATATGATGCTCATGCGATCGCCGCAGCAGCATTACAAATTGCTTACGATCAGACTCGCCCCGCTTGGCTGCAATCAGAAGCTGATTTTCTAGAAGAGGAAATCAACCATTCATCCAAACCTAAATTGCGGAATGGGCGTCGTGAAGGAAGTGGCGACAATCGCTCTCGTCGTTCCTCGTGGAGTTCTTCAGACACGCGTGCAAACGATACAGACAAACACGGTACTCCCAAGCCTAAACTACGGACGGCAAGGCGTGAACATTCGATGACTCCGAAGAAGCTAGGTTCTCCTACAGCTAGCGAATCAGCCTCGTAATTATTTGGTCGTTAGTCAATAGTCAATAGCCAGAACTTATTGGTGAAAAACTCTAGACTGTTGACTATAGACTTTGGATGATTTAGTAATATACAGTGACTTGACTTGATTACTTCAGCCAAGGACGGCTAAGTTTTTCTAGCTGGGTGATTTCATCATCAGTTAATTGCCAACCCAGCGCACCAGCGTTATCTCGTACTTGCTGGGCTGTCTTTGCTCCAGCAATGGGAATAACGTTGCCTTTGGCAATTAGCCAATTTAAAGCTACTTGGGCAGGAGTACGTTGGTGTTTTTCCCCCAATTGACGTAGCAAAGATATTACTAGTTCTATTTTTTGCAAGCCCTCTTTACTAAATCTTGAATCTATTTTTCTGGCACCACTAGGAGTTTCGCTGCTATTGGGAGTGTATTTGCCAGTGAGTAATCCTTGAGCCAAAGAACTGTAAGCCAAAATTGTTACGCCCAACTCGCGGGCAGTATCGAGAATACCGTTAGTTTCGATTTGGCGAGTTAGCAAAGAATAGCGCACTTGATTGACAGCTAAGGGTACACCACGACGAGCTAAAATCTGGTGTGCTTCTCGCATTTGCTGTGCTGAGTAATTACTCACACCTACTGCCTCAATTCTGCCCTGTTCCACTTCATCTGCTAGGGCATTCATTAGGGTTTCTTGACTCATGAAAAAGGTAAAAGGCCAATGTACTTGGTACAGGGCTACTTTTTGAACCTGCAAGCGCTTGAGACTCTCTGTTAAAGCATCGGCAACAGAGTGGCTTGTTATCCGCCAAGGAAAAGGCCCGTATTTGGTAGCAATCTGCATCTTCTGCTCGGTTTTTTGCATAAATTGCCCTAGCAATTGCTCAGAAACTCCAAATCCATATACTTCAGCAGTATCAAAAAATGTGATGCCAGCTTCAACAGCCGCATCAAAGGCAGCTTGCAACTCTTTTGGGCCGTAGTCATTGCCGTAATTCCAAAATAGCTTATCGCCCCAAGCCCAAGTACCAATACACAAGGGTTTTACAACTGGCCCGTTTTGCCCTAATGTGATGTTTTCCACTGTCACAAAACTTAACTTTACAATTATTTACTTTTTTAGTGTAGCTTTGCAGGCTATGTAGCGAGCAGAGACTATGAATTTGAATAAAATTCAATTTTTTACTGATAAATATTTTGAGTTATGTACGAAAATTCTCTTTGATTGACAGCAGAATCGCTACGGGAGATGGGATAGAGTATCTGGCTTGTGATCTCTTTTTTTACCACCCTATCCTTGTAAAGAAAGAAAAAGACAGCTTTGCTAGAGGCAACTATCTGAAGGGGAATAAATACTTTATTTGTTGTAAATTCCTCAGAACTTTCGTAAATACCATAAACTTTAAATCATTTAGGGGTTACTAACAGTTATCTTGATAATTGTGAAGTAATTTTGCTGTTTTGGTTGGGAGCGGCTATGGAAACTAGCGATTTTTCACCCAATTCTGAATCAAACCAGTCTGTAACCGACTCATCTATTCCCAAGGTAAAGCTGCCCGTGATGTTTCGTCTGGGCTTATTTCAAATGGCATTAGGCATAATGTCAATTCTGACTTTGGGAGTGCTCAATCGCGTCATGATTGAAGAATTGCAAGTACCAGCCCTAATTGCTGCTGGCACGATCGCAATGTATCAATTTGTGGCTCCGGTACGAGTCTGGTTTGGGCAAATGTCAGACTCTAAAACTTTGTTGGGTTATCACCGTACTGGTTATGTTTGGGTGGGTGCGGCTTTATTTGCGATCGTTTCTTTCTTTGCCGTTCAAGTAGTTTGGCAACTTGGTTTAAGTTTACGCTCAGGAAATTGGACAACTCAAACTTCAGGGTGGGTGGCGCTTTTAGCTTTGATGTTTGCTCTTTACGGCATTGCTATTAGTGCCAGTTCTACACCTTTTGCGGCATTGCTTGTTGACGTTTCTGATGAAGATAATCGCTCAAAATTAGTGGGAATTGTTTGGTCGATGCTGATGGTAGGTATTATCATCGGAGCGATCATGAGCAGTAGCTTACTCAAGCAAATTGCCTTGGATGCTCCCTTAGAGCAATTGCAAGCCCAAATTAATCGCTTGTTTTTGATTGTTCCAGCGATCGCCTTTGGCTTGTGCTTATTATCAACAGTCGGCGTGGAAAAGAAATATTCCCGCTATGGCACACGTTCCACAGTAGTTGATCGAGAAGATAAGATTACTTTGGGAATGGCAATGCGGGTATTAACTGCTAGCCGCCAGACAGGGATATTTTTCACATTTCTGCTGATTATGAGTATCAGCTTGTTTATGCAAGATGCAGTTTTGGAACCCTATGGCGGCGAAGTCTTTAAAATGACGATCGCTCAAACTACAACCCTCAATGCTTTTTTTGGTATAGGTACACTGCTTGGCTTGAGTTTGACAGGTTTTTTAATCGCCCCACGTTTGGGAAAGAAAAATACAACCAAGCTGGGATGCATTGCTGTGGCAGTTTGTCTAGTCATAATTATTT
This window of the Chlorogloeopsis sp. ULAP01 genome carries:
- a CDS encoding vitamin K epoxide reductase family protein encodes the protein MSRRRSIPWIHRRSRLLIAAIAVCGALTTAYLTVVKLTQNSAACPTQSCDLVLQSEYATVFGLPLALFGFLAYTSMLIFALAPLAVDPIKQKNTRLKLENLTWLLLLAGAIAMSVFSGYLMYLLFFKIQALCIYCLGSAIFSLSMLVLTIIGRAWEDLGQIFFTAVIVGMVTLIGTLGVYANVGQSSTDVILNERPGQTTEVTFKPSKQAKPGVGWEVTTTSGEAEIALASHLSKIGAKEYIAWWCPHCHEQKLLFGKEAYSKLNSVDCAPADNPNLQKDECKAAGIQSYPTWIINEKTHAGVLSLEELAKISGYTGPSNFRYTLRR
- the btpA gene encoding photosystem I biogenesis protein BtpA produces the protein MDLYQLFNTQKPIIGVVHLLPLPTSPRWGGSLKAVIDRAEQEATALASGGVNGIIVENFFDAPFPKNQVDPAVVSAMTVVVQRIQNLVMLPIGINVLRNDAKSAMAIASCVKAQFIRVNVLTGAMATDQGLIEGEAHQLLRYRRELGSDIKIFADVLVKHARPLSSPNLTVAVQDTIERGLADAVILSGWATGSPPNLEDLELASQAAAGTPVFIGSGASWENIATLMQAADGAIVSSSLKRQGRREQPIDPIRVSQFVDAARRSWNSKGDSKSISSMSIQS
- the rimO gene encoding 30S ribosomal protein S12 methylthiotransferase RimO; amino-acid sequence: MGDKPTIAISHLGCEKNRIDTEHMLGLLVEAGYGVDSNEELADYVIVNTCSFIEAARQESVRTLVELAEANKKIVITGCMAQHFQEQLLEELPEAVAVVGTGDYHKIVDVLERAEQGERVKQISAEPTYIGDETTPRYRTTTEGVAYLRVAEGCDYRCAFCIIPYLRGNQRSRTIESIVAEAEQLANQGVQEIILISQITTNYGLDIYGKPKLGELLRALGKVDVPWIRMHYAYPTGLTPDVIAAIQETPNVLPYLDLPLQHSHPEILRAMNRPWQGQVNDAIIERIKKALPQAVLRTTFIVGFPGETEAHFEHLLQFVERHEFDHVGVFAFSAEEGTPAYNLPNQLPPEVKDKRRNTLMELQQPISHKKNQQEVGKVVDVLIEQEHPQTGELLGRSARFAPEVDGQVYVQGTARLGTIVPVTIKEADTYDLYGVASN
- a CDS encoding DEAD/DEAH box helicase yields the protein MTLLFQELGISPELIEQLEKLGFTAPTNIQAQAIPQLLAGRDVVGQSQTGTGKTAAFSLPILERLDVSQKAVQALILTPTRELAIQVQNAVCEFISNQGLRVLAIYGGQSIDRQILQLKRGVHIVVGTPGRVIDLLERGSLKLDRVKWFVLDEADEMLSMGFIDDVERILSQAPKERQTALFSATMPPSIRQLVNKFLNDPVTVTVEQPKAAPNKINQVAYVVPRQWSKVKALQPILEMEDPESALIFVRTRRTAAELTNQLQAAGHSVDEYHGDLSQQARERLLTRFRNRQVRWVVATDIAARGLDVDQLSHVINFDLPDSVETYVHRIGRTGRAGKEGTAITLVQPFERRKQQLFERHVRQNWQVLSIPTRAQIEARQLEKLQVQVQEALAGERMASFLTIVSQLSEQYDAHAIAAAALQIAYDQTRPAWLQSEADFLEEEINHSSKPKLRNGRREGSGDNRSRRSSWSSSDTRANDTDKHGTPKPKLRTARREHSMTPKKLGSPTASESAS
- a CDS encoding aldo/keto reductase, which gives rise to MENITLGQNGPVVKPLCIGTWAWGDKLFWNYGNDYGPKELQAAFDAAVEAGITFFDTAEVYGFGVSEQLLGQFMQKTEQKMQIATKYGPFPWRITSHSVADALTESLKRLQVQKVALYQVHWPFTFFMSQETLMNALADEVEQGRIEAVGVSNYSAQQMREAHQILARRGVPLAVNQVRYSLLTRQIETNGILDTARELGVTILAYSSLAQGLLTGKYTPNSSETPSGARKIDSRFSKEGLQKIELVISLLRQLGEKHQRTPAQVALNWLIAKGNVIPIAGAKTAQQVRDNAGALGWQLTDDEITQLEKLSRPWLK
- a CDS encoding BCD family MFS transporter — translated: METSDFSPNSESNQSVTDSSIPKVKLPVMFRLGLFQMALGIMSILTLGVLNRVMIEELQVPALIAAGTIAMYQFVAPVRVWFGQMSDSKTLLGYHRTGYVWVGAALFAIVSFFAVQVVWQLGLSLRSGNWTTQTSGWVALLALMFALYGIAISASSTPFAALLVDVSDEDNRSKLVGIVWSMLMVGIIIGAIMSSSLLKQIALDAPLEQLQAQINRLFLIVPAIAFGLCLLSTVGVEKKYSRYGTRSTVVDREDKITLGMAMRVLTASRQTGIFFTFLLIMSISLFMQDAVLEPYGGEVFKMTIAQTTTLNAFFGIGTLLGLSLTGFLIAPRLGKKNTTKLGCIAVAVCLVIIILAGITANPKFLQWSLILFGFASGVTTTGALSLMLDLTAAETAGTFIGAWGLAQALARALATVSGGAVLSVGKTILETPILAYGLVFATQAVGMVIALGLLARVNITEFQQNAKAAIASILESELD